Part of the Vigna unguiculata cultivar IT97K-499-35 chromosome 3, ASM411807v1, whole genome shotgun sequence genome, CCTGTGACGTCCCATTCTGATTGCCATCCACAACCTGGAAAATTAcgtcaattttatcaaatagATAGAAGCTATATATTATAGCTTCTTCGTGAATAACGTAAAAGCAAACGTGCTGGAAATCATTACTAGCTCAAATgctacttttctttttcattcaattcACATTTCAATGCATCCAAattaaacgaaaaaaaaaagataacgaaaaaaataaagcaattttttacttattaatttttattcatataatatattaatgtatttgtttgtagtaaaatatgttaaaaaattacattttttaagtaTTCTGAGTTATAACTCaataactagttttttttttttttgaatgagaaaataaatcaaaatccaAACGTTGGACTTATTTTAATCTTGCATTGGAAGACAGAAATAGAGTCGATGGCAATATTGTTATTTGAGTTGAAAGGAGGAAGGTGGAAGTAATTTCACGCTAAACTTGTGCCTACAAAAACCCCTCTTCATTTCTCTCTCACTCACGGACACACACTACTCACACAAGGCAACAAACAAACCCATAACAGAAACAGAACCAAACTATAACAATGAGAACCCAACACCTTCGTCTTCACCACCTCCTCCTCACTCTCTTCCTCTTCGCAGCCGCATTATCTCTGGCGTCCTCCGCCGCAGACGAAGCTTCAGCCCCGGTGCCTGACGACGGCGACACCGAGTTCATCCGCTCCAGCTGCAACACCACTCTATACCCTGACGTGTGCTTCACCTCCCTCTCCCGCTACGCCAATGCGGTGCAGCAGAACCCCGGCCAGCTGGCGCGCGTGGCCATCGGCGTCAGCCTCTCCAAGGCCCACCGCGTGGCGTCCTACATCTCCAACCTCACGCGTGACGCCGACTATGGCACGAGCGGCACGCGCGCGGCGATGGCGGTGCACGACTGCTTCTCGAACCTGGGCGACGCCGTGGACGAAATCCGCGGGTCTCTGAAGCAGATGCGGCAGATTGGCGCCGCCGGCGAGGGCTCCGGATCCTTCCTCTTCCAAATGAGCAACGTGCAAACGTGGATGAGCGCCGCACTCACCGACGAGGAGACCTGCACGGACGGATTCCAGGACGTAGCGGAATGTGCCGTGAAAGCGGATGTATGCAATCGCGTCACCAACGTCAAGAAGTTCACCAGCAACGCTTTGGCTCTCGTCAACTCCTACGCCAGTAAGGGTTCGCCCTGAACTCTTCCCACGTGTCACATCACTCACCGTCTGATTTTAATCCTTTCCAaattcccaaaaaaaaaaaggttaattaATAAACCATAGgttgtgttaattaattttaagttacaaaaaaaaaagaaaaagataaaagtgtAGTGTGTGTGGGACGCGTGAGTCCTCCTTGTATGTAAATTTTGGTATTCTTGTAGTATCTGCTGTCACGCAAGAAAGTGGAGAAAGGCATCACTTCACGTGATAGAATGGAGAGTGTAGATAtatatttgcaaaaaaaaataaaaatgaagtgaaagTAGTGTGTGGAACTGTGAGTTATGACACTTTAGTTTGTCTGGTTATTGGTTGA contains:
- the LOC114179060 gene encoding pectinesterase inhibitor 7-like, which translates into the protein MRTQHLRLHHLLLTLFLFAAALSLASSAADEASAPVPDDGDTEFIRSSCNTTLYPDVCFTSLSRYANAVQQNPGQLARVAIGVSLSKAHRVASYISNLTRDADYGTSGTRAAMAVHDCFSNLGDAVDEIRGSLKQMRQIGAAGEGSGSFLFQMSNVQTWMSAALTDEETCTDGFQDVAECAVKADVCNRVTNVKKFTSNALALVNSYASKGSP